Proteins encoded within one genomic window of Neodiprion fabricii isolate iyNeoFabr1 chromosome 6, iyNeoFabr1.1, whole genome shotgun sequence:
- the LOC124185756 gene encoding muscle M-line assembly protein unc-89 isoform X3, which translates to MASGFPSVHQRKLGPAPIASFEDLSDELENGEAASRMPGIVEVTTPVTPGSSLKTPSTPRIDISRASSSSHHEDSNNSRDSSPERELLAGAEPPPGSKLTLGYKEDVTDLRSSTEELDLQDPVHEQDLKSHSRKLARRRLKEDGTQSESGGTKVLDRERKDSNCSEIILLNISGRTSRLSSVGSQGSGVSGKLSVMSATSSRSPSPHKCLLETSFCGNKPMLADNLIEPSKPETDDLEKVLLQREADTTRALIPDSIRVPMVAGNLKPDPLDKPRRRAREDRKEIFKREVEITKRVLERVHIDVPITKKYEEPESKSSSEVQKPASLDLTDKRKKPQNFKEIVQTTPTSSGIQGSPKLPRHQKVRELEGSRTPSPSSVSRKSSFTSLFKARTDGSVLSPESPTPGGKSRRSLTSKIKDTTEGIRSRSKSRERVSTDRGSTLKKETKNKGVFSSTLSLFKKRERKKSCGDPTTPLDGDNPSLESIGNVEFTFNSERSSQQKEDSIFISLHADDRYYEVALPSESVSIPLETPTKLFDEYESEPRSGSIVTEASIEHHDSSQVKTEASIEASVHRSSSKDSQIPQSNSRESQMSKSSSKDSRISVQTTKSLLRDTKIDSVASKLEPNTTQLANGSAIEPPVKKPEIIKPKRKSKEVRKIEPSETIDDTSLKTEINGNEPPRPQVPQNSREHGFVDDEGCLKVADGLVKTPSVVSDLDHNSSESERDSEIEFIRNKAEKVAEELPDERKGLCYDESFEEDLPYVPTTLPLEKSVAVPILPVKQRLQEVRTIPIERPRSTTPINPTLLDEFVMQTSMDERRVEKMKISLPREDSFKLKSPRKQMTNTFTEFAGRVPRNAGKSPSPPPLPPRAPAARPTAWINFEEIPEKRKAPKRIQTIPRPDDEAKGGYSYVQPEECRCECHEESRRASLKESTSCTSNGERPCNGENCTGPVAATSGDRASIVR; encoded by the exons ATGGCATCAGGATTCCCGAGCGTTCATCAACGGAAGCTGGGACCTGCTCCGATCGCATCTTTCGAAGATCTGTCGGATGAGTTAGAGAAC GGAGAGGCGGCGTCAAGAATGCCTGGAATCGTCGAAGTTACAACTCCGGTGACACCGGGTAGTTCCTTAAAAACACCGAGCACGCCCAGGATCGACATCAGCAGAGCCAGCAGTTCGTCTCACCACGAAGACAGCAATAATTCCAGGGACTCTTCGCCCGAGCGAGAACTTCTAGCTG GTGCCGAGCCGCCTCCGGGAAGCAAATTAACTCTTGGGTACAAAGAGGATGTTACTGATCTAAGGTCGTCCACCGAGGAACTGGATTTGCAGGACCCGGTCCATGAACAGGACTTGAAAAGTCACTCCAGAAAGCTGGCGCGGAGACGGCTTAAAGAAGATGGAACTCAGTCGGAAAGTGGAGGCACGAAGGTTCTGGACCGTGAACGGAAGGACAGTAACTGTTCGGAGATCATATTGCTCAACATCAGTGGAAGGACCTCACGATTGTCTTCGGTTGGAAGTCAGGGCTCAGGAGTATCCGGAAAGCTGTCAGTCATGTCAGCCACCTCTTCAAG gtCCCCGAGCCCGCACAAATGCCTCTTGGAAACATCGTTTTGCGGCAACAAACCGATGTTGGCTGACAACTTGATTGAACCGTCAAAGCCGGAAACTGATGACCTAGAAAAAGTTCTCCTACAGAGGGAAGCTGACACTACGAGAGCTCTCATCCCGGACAGTATAAGGGTGCCAATGGTAGCAGGGAATCTTAAACCGGATCCACTCGATAAGCCGAGACGACGAGCGCGCGAGGACCGAAAGGAGATATTCAAAAGAGAAGTTGAGATAACGAAACGAGTTCTCGAAAGAGTCCACATCGAC GTTCCTATCACTAAAAAGTACGAAGAGCCAGAGTCAAAGTCGTCGTCGGAAGTGCAGAAACCGGCGTCCCTCGACTTGACTGATAAACGAAAGAAACCTCAAAACTTCAAAGAAATCGTGCAGACGACTCCGACGTCCAGTGGAATCCAGGGAAGCCCAAAGCTGCCTAGACATCAGAAGGTTCGAGAACTGGAGGGCTCGAGGACGCCGAGCCCATCTTCGGTTTCACGTAAAAGCAGCTTCACCTCGTTGTTCAAAGCCCGAACTGACGGCAGCGTTCTGAGTCCCGAGTCACCGACTCCTGGTGGAAAGTCGAGAAGGAGTCTCACTTCGAAGATCAAAGACACGACTGAGGGCATTAGAAGTAGGTCAAAGTCCCGAGAGAGGGTGTCGACCGACAGAGGTTCGACGCTGAAGAAGGAGACAAAAAATAAGGGTGTGTTTTCGTCGACTTTGAGTTTGTTCAAGAAACGGGAACGCAAGAAGAGCTGCGGTGATCCAACGACGCCGTTGGATGGGGATAATCCTTCCTTGGAGAGTATCGGGAATGTGGAATTCACCTTCAACTCGGAACGGAGTAGCCAGCAGAAGGAGGACTCGATATTCATCAGTCTGCATGCCGACGACAGATATTACGAAGTGGCTCTACCTTCGGAGAGCGTTTCCATCCCATTGGAAACCCCGACGAAACTCTTTGACGAGTACGAATCGGAACCACGCTCCGGCAGTATCGTGACCGAGGCTTCTATAGAGCACCATGACTCGAGCCAAGTTAAGACGGAGGCGAGTATCGAGGCATCGGTGCACAGGTCGTCTTCCAAGGATAGTCAAATACCCCAAAGCAACTCGAGGGAGTCCCAGATGTCTAAGAGCTCGTCGAAGGATTCGAGGATCAGTGTACAGACGACAAAGTCTCTACTGAGGGACACGAAGATTGATTCGGTCGCGTCAAAGCTCGAGCCCAACACCACGCAGCTGGCAAATGGCAGTGCGATTGAACCGCCCGTCAAAAAACCGGAAATAATAAAGCCTAAACGAAAGAGCAAAGAAGTGCGGAAGATCGAACCCTCCGAGACTATAGACGATACATCGCTTAAGACTGAAATAAATGGCAACGAACCACCTCGACCGCAAGTTCCGCAAAATTCTAGGGAGCACGGCTTCGTCGACGATGAAGGTTGCCTGAAGGTTGCCGATGGGCTGGTGAAAACACCAAGCGTTGTTTCAGACCTCGATCACAACAGTTCCGAGTCAGAGCGAGACTCGGAGATAGAATTTATCCGGAACAAGGCTGAGAAGGTGGCCGAAGAGTTGCCGGATGAAAGGAAAGGCCTCTGTTACGACGAAAGCTTCGAAGAAGACCTCCCTTACGTACCCACAACTTTACCATTGGAGAAGAGCGTCGCTGTTCCCATACTGCCGGTGAAACAGAGGCTTCAGGAAGTGAG GACAATTCCAATCGAACGACCAAGGTCTACAACCCCTATAAACCCGACGCTGCTTGACGAATTCGTGATGCAGACATCGATGGACGAGCGAAGGGTGGAGAAGATGAAGATATCACTGCCGAGAGAAGACAGCTTCAAGCTAAAAAGCCCGAGAAAACAGATGACAAACACGTTCACCGAGTTTGCGGGTAGAGTGCCAAGAAACGCAGGAAAGTCTCCAAGTCCACCGCCACTTCCGCCGCGAGCACCGGCAGCCAGACCCACTGCCTGGATAAACTTCGAGGAGATACCGGAGAAGCGGAAGGCTCCTAAGAGGATCCAAACGATTCCGAGACCGGACGACGAGGCGAAGGGCGGGTATAGCTACGTTCAGCCGGAGGAATGCAGGTGCGAGTGTCACGAGGAGTCGAGGAGGGCTTCTCTGAAGGAGTCGACCTCGTGCACGAGCAACGGCGAGCGCCCTTGCAACGGTGAGAATTGCACGGGACCAGTAGCGGCGACTTCCGGCGACCGGGCCAGCATCGTCAGGTAA
- the LOC124185756 gene encoding muscle M-line assembly protein unc-89 isoform X2 yields MASGFPSVHQRKLGPAPIASFEDLSDELENGEAASRMPGIVEVTTPVTPGSSLKTPSTPRIDISRASSSSHHEDSNNSRDSSPERELLAGAEPPPGSKLTLGYKEDVTDLRSSTEELDLQDPVHEQDLKSHSRKLARRRLKEDGTQSESGGTKVLDRERKDSNCSEIILLNISGRTSRLSSVGSQGSGVSGKLSVMSATSSRSPSPHKCLLETSFCGNKPMLADNLIEPSKPETDDLEKVLLQREADTTRALIPDSIRVPMVAGNLKPDPLDKPRRRAREDRKEIFKREVEITKRVLERVHIDVPITKKYEEPESKSSSEVQKPASLDLTDKRKKPQNFKEIVQTTPTSSGIQGSPKLPRHQKVRELEGSRTPSPSSVSRKSSFTSLFKARTDGSVLSPESPTPGGKSRRSLTSKIKDTTEGIRSRSKSRERVSTDRGSTLKKETKNKGVFSSTLSLFKKRERKKSCGDPTTPLDGDNPSLESIGNVEFTFNSERSSQQKEDSIFISLHADDRYYEVALPSESVSIPLETPTKLFDEYESEPRSGSIVTEASIEHHDSSQVKTEASIEASVHRSSSKDSQIPQSNSRESQMSKSSSKDSRISVQTTKSLLRDTKIDSVASKLEPNTTQLANGSAIEPPVKKPEIIKPKRKSKEVRKIEPSETIDDTSLKTEINGNEPPRPQVPQNSREHGFVDDEGCLKVADGLVKTPSVVSDLDHNSSESERDSEIEFIRNKAEKVAEELPDERKGLCYDESFEEDLPYVPTTLPLEKSVAVPILPVKQRLQEVRTIPIERPRSTTPINPTLLDEFVMQTSMDERRVEKMKISLPREDSFKLKSPRKQMTNTFTEFAGRVPRNAGKSPSPPPLPPRAPAARPTAWINFEEIPEKRKAPKRIQTIPRPDDEAKGGYSYVQPEECRCECHEESRRASLKESTSCTSNGERPCNGENCTGPVAATSGDRASIVRSLFLYFQ; encoded by the exons ATGGCATCAGGATTCCCGAGCGTTCATCAACGGAAGCTGGGACCTGCTCCGATCGCATCTTTCGAAGATCTGTCGGATGAGTTAGAGAAC GGAGAGGCGGCGTCAAGAATGCCTGGAATCGTCGAAGTTACAACTCCGGTGACACCGGGTAGTTCCTTAAAAACACCGAGCACGCCCAGGATCGACATCAGCAGAGCCAGCAGTTCGTCTCACCACGAAGACAGCAATAATTCCAGGGACTCTTCGCCCGAGCGAGAACTTCTAGCTG GTGCCGAGCCGCCTCCGGGAAGCAAATTAACTCTTGGGTACAAAGAGGATGTTACTGATCTAAGGTCGTCCACCGAGGAACTGGATTTGCAGGACCCGGTCCATGAACAGGACTTGAAAAGTCACTCCAGAAAGCTGGCGCGGAGACGGCTTAAAGAAGATGGAACTCAGTCGGAAAGTGGAGGCACGAAGGTTCTGGACCGTGAACGGAAGGACAGTAACTGTTCGGAGATCATATTGCTCAACATCAGTGGAAGGACCTCACGATTGTCTTCGGTTGGAAGTCAGGGCTCAGGAGTATCCGGAAAGCTGTCAGTCATGTCAGCCACCTCTTCAAG gtCCCCGAGCCCGCACAAATGCCTCTTGGAAACATCGTTTTGCGGCAACAAACCGATGTTGGCTGACAACTTGATTGAACCGTCAAAGCCGGAAACTGATGACCTAGAAAAAGTTCTCCTACAGAGGGAAGCTGACACTACGAGAGCTCTCATCCCGGACAGTATAAGGGTGCCAATGGTAGCAGGGAATCTTAAACCGGATCCACTCGATAAGCCGAGACGACGAGCGCGCGAGGACCGAAAGGAGATATTCAAAAGAGAAGTTGAGATAACGAAACGAGTTCTCGAAAGAGTCCACATCGAC GTTCCTATCACTAAAAAGTACGAAGAGCCAGAGTCAAAGTCGTCGTCGGAAGTGCAGAAACCGGCGTCCCTCGACTTGACTGATAAACGAAAGAAACCTCAAAACTTCAAAGAAATCGTGCAGACGACTCCGACGTCCAGTGGAATCCAGGGAAGCCCAAAGCTGCCTAGACATCAGAAGGTTCGAGAACTGGAGGGCTCGAGGACGCCGAGCCCATCTTCGGTTTCACGTAAAAGCAGCTTCACCTCGTTGTTCAAAGCCCGAACTGACGGCAGCGTTCTGAGTCCCGAGTCACCGACTCCTGGTGGAAAGTCGAGAAGGAGTCTCACTTCGAAGATCAAAGACACGACTGAGGGCATTAGAAGTAGGTCAAAGTCCCGAGAGAGGGTGTCGACCGACAGAGGTTCGACGCTGAAGAAGGAGACAAAAAATAAGGGTGTGTTTTCGTCGACTTTGAGTTTGTTCAAGAAACGGGAACGCAAGAAGAGCTGCGGTGATCCAACGACGCCGTTGGATGGGGATAATCCTTCCTTGGAGAGTATCGGGAATGTGGAATTCACCTTCAACTCGGAACGGAGTAGCCAGCAGAAGGAGGACTCGATATTCATCAGTCTGCATGCCGACGACAGATATTACGAAGTGGCTCTACCTTCGGAGAGCGTTTCCATCCCATTGGAAACCCCGACGAAACTCTTTGACGAGTACGAATCGGAACCACGCTCCGGCAGTATCGTGACCGAGGCTTCTATAGAGCACCATGACTCGAGCCAAGTTAAGACGGAGGCGAGTATCGAGGCATCGGTGCACAGGTCGTCTTCCAAGGATAGTCAAATACCCCAAAGCAACTCGAGGGAGTCCCAGATGTCTAAGAGCTCGTCGAAGGATTCGAGGATCAGTGTACAGACGACAAAGTCTCTACTGAGGGACACGAAGATTGATTCGGTCGCGTCAAAGCTCGAGCCCAACACCACGCAGCTGGCAAATGGCAGTGCGATTGAACCGCCCGTCAAAAAACCGGAAATAATAAAGCCTAAACGAAAGAGCAAAGAAGTGCGGAAGATCGAACCCTCCGAGACTATAGACGATACATCGCTTAAGACTGAAATAAATGGCAACGAACCACCTCGACCGCAAGTTCCGCAAAATTCTAGGGAGCACGGCTTCGTCGACGATGAAGGTTGCCTGAAGGTTGCCGATGGGCTGGTGAAAACACCAAGCGTTGTTTCAGACCTCGATCACAACAGTTCCGAGTCAGAGCGAGACTCGGAGATAGAATTTATCCGGAACAAGGCTGAGAAGGTGGCCGAAGAGTTGCCGGATGAAAGGAAAGGCCTCTGTTACGACGAAAGCTTCGAAGAAGACCTCCCTTACGTACCCACAACTTTACCATTGGAGAAGAGCGTCGCTGTTCCCATACTGCCGGTGAAACAGAGGCTTCAGGAAGTGAG GACAATTCCAATCGAACGACCAAGGTCTACAACCCCTATAAACCCGACGCTGCTTGACGAATTCGTGATGCAGACATCGATGGACGAGCGAAGGGTGGAGAAGATGAAGATATCACTGCCGAGAGAAGACAGCTTCAAGCTAAAAAGCCCGAGAAAACAGATGACAAACACGTTCACCGAGTTTGCGGGTAGAGTGCCAAGAAACGCAGGAAAGTCTCCAAGTCCACCGCCACTTCCGCCGCGAGCACCGGCAGCCAGACCCACTGCCTGGATAAACTTCGAGGAGATACCGGAGAAGCGGAAGGCTCCTAAGAGGATCCAAACGATTCCGAGACCGGACGACGAGGCGAAGGGCGGGTATAGCTACGTTCAGCCGGAGGAATGCAGGTGCGAGTGTCACGAGGAGTCGAGGAGGGCTTCTCTGAAGGAGTCGACCTCGTGCACGAGCAACGGCGAGCGCCCTTGCAACGGTGAGAATTGCACGGGACCAGTAGCGGCGACTTCCGGCGACCGGGCCAGCATCGTCAG GAGTCTGTTTTTGTACTTCCAGTGA
- the LOC124185756 gene encoding muscle M-line assembly protein unc-89 isoform X1, whose product MASGFPSVHQRKLGPAPIASFEDLSDELENGEAASRMPGIVEVTTPVTPGSSLKTPSTPRIDISRASSSSHHEDSNNSRDSSPERELLAGAEPPPGSKLTLGYKEDVTDLRSSTEELDLQDPVHEQDLKSHSRKLARRRLKEDGTQSESGGTKVLDRERKDSNCSEIILLNISGRTSRLSSVGSQGSGVSGKLSVMSATSSRSPSPHKCLLETSFCGNKPMLADNLIEPSKPETDDLEKVLLQREADTTRALIPDSIRVPMVAGNLKPDPLDKPRRRAREDRKEIFKREVEITKRVLERVHIDVPITKKYEEPESKSSSEVQKPASLDLTDKRKKPQNFKEIVQTTPTSSGIQGSPKLPRHQKVRELEGSRTPSPSSVSRKSSFTSLFKARTDGSVLSPESPTPGGKSRRSLTSKIKDTTEGIRSRSKSRERVSTDRGSTLKKETKNKGVFSSTLSLFKKRERKKSCGDPTTPLDGDNPSLESIGNVEFTFNSERSSQQKEDSIFISLHADDRYYEVALPSESVSIPLETPTKLFDEYESEPRSGSIVTEASIEHHDSSQVKTEASIEASVHRSSSKDSQIPQSNSRESQMSKSSSKDSRISVQTTKSLLRDTKIDSVASKLEPNTTQLANGSAIEPPVKKPEIIKPKRKSKEVRKIEPSETIDDTSLKTEINGNEPPRPQVPQNSREHGFVDDEGCLKVADGLVKTPSVVSDLDHNSSESERDSEIEFIRNKAEKVAEELPDERKGLCYDESFEEDLPYVPTTLPLEKSVAVPILPVKQRLQEVRTIPIERPRSTTPINPTLLDEFVMQTSMDERRVEKMKISLPREDSFKLKSPRKQMTNTFTEFAGRVPRNAGKSPSPPPLPPRAPAARPTAWINFEEIPEKRKAPKRIQTIPRPDDEAKGGYSYVQPEECRCECHEESRRASLKESTSCTSNGERPCNGENCTGPVAATSGDRASIVSDSSLDYSLSIEEPGAQPLLGPMKPFGMDLDVRSNRSSTISQEEADDAHQ is encoded by the exons ATGGCATCAGGATTCCCGAGCGTTCATCAACGGAAGCTGGGACCTGCTCCGATCGCATCTTTCGAAGATCTGTCGGATGAGTTAGAGAAC GGAGAGGCGGCGTCAAGAATGCCTGGAATCGTCGAAGTTACAACTCCGGTGACACCGGGTAGTTCCTTAAAAACACCGAGCACGCCCAGGATCGACATCAGCAGAGCCAGCAGTTCGTCTCACCACGAAGACAGCAATAATTCCAGGGACTCTTCGCCCGAGCGAGAACTTCTAGCTG GTGCCGAGCCGCCTCCGGGAAGCAAATTAACTCTTGGGTACAAAGAGGATGTTACTGATCTAAGGTCGTCCACCGAGGAACTGGATTTGCAGGACCCGGTCCATGAACAGGACTTGAAAAGTCACTCCAGAAAGCTGGCGCGGAGACGGCTTAAAGAAGATGGAACTCAGTCGGAAAGTGGAGGCACGAAGGTTCTGGACCGTGAACGGAAGGACAGTAACTGTTCGGAGATCATATTGCTCAACATCAGTGGAAGGACCTCACGATTGTCTTCGGTTGGAAGTCAGGGCTCAGGAGTATCCGGAAAGCTGTCAGTCATGTCAGCCACCTCTTCAAG gtCCCCGAGCCCGCACAAATGCCTCTTGGAAACATCGTTTTGCGGCAACAAACCGATGTTGGCTGACAACTTGATTGAACCGTCAAAGCCGGAAACTGATGACCTAGAAAAAGTTCTCCTACAGAGGGAAGCTGACACTACGAGAGCTCTCATCCCGGACAGTATAAGGGTGCCAATGGTAGCAGGGAATCTTAAACCGGATCCACTCGATAAGCCGAGACGACGAGCGCGCGAGGACCGAAAGGAGATATTCAAAAGAGAAGTTGAGATAACGAAACGAGTTCTCGAAAGAGTCCACATCGAC GTTCCTATCACTAAAAAGTACGAAGAGCCAGAGTCAAAGTCGTCGTCGGAAGTGCAGAAACCGGCGTCCCTCGACTTGACTGATAAACGAAAGAAACCTCAAAACTTCAAAGAAATCGTGCAGACGACTCCGACGTCCAGTGGAATCCAGGGAAGCCCAAAGCTGCCTAGACATCAGAAGGTTCGAGAACTGGAGGGCTCGAGGACGCCGAGCCCATCTTCGGTTTCACGTAAAAGCAGCTTCACCTCGTTGTTCAAAGCCCGAACTGACGGCAGCGTTCTGAGTCCCGAGTCACCGACTCCTGGTGGAAAGTCGAGAAGGAGTCTCACTTCGAAGATCAAAGACACGACTGAGGGCATTAGAAGTAGGTCAAAGTCCCGAGAGAGGGTGTCGACCGACAGAGGTTCGACGCTGAAGAAGGAGACAAAAAATAAGGGTGTGTTTTCGTCGACTTTGAGTTTGTTCAAGAAACGGGAACGCAAGAAGAGCTGCGGTGATCCAACGACGCCGTTGGATGGGGATAATCCTTCCTTGGAGAGTATCGGGAATGTGGAATTCACCTTCAACTCGGAACGGAGTAGCCAGCAGAAGGAGGACTCGATATTCATCAGTCTGCATGCCGACGACAGATATTACGAAGTGGCTCTACCTTCGGAGAGCGTTTCCATCCCATTGGAAACCCCGACGAAACTCTTTGACGAGTACGAATCGGAACCACGCTCCGGCAGTATCGTGACCGAGGCTTCTATAGAGCACCATGACTCGAGCCAAGTTAAGACGGAGGCGAGTATCGAGGCATCGGTGCACAGGTCGTCTTCCAAGGATAGTCAAATACCCCAAAGCAACTCGAGGGAGTCCCAGATGTCTAAGAGCTCGTCGAAGGATTCGAGGATCAGTGTACAGACGACAAAGTCTCTACTGAGGGACACGAAGATTGATTCGGTCGCGTCAAAGCTCGAGCCCAACACCACGCAGCTGGCAAATGGCAGTGCGATTGAACCGCCCGTCAAAAAACCGGAAATAATAAAGCCTAAACGAAAGAGCAAAGAAGTGCGGAAGATCGAACCCTCCGAGACTATAGACGATACATCGCTTAAGACTGAAATAAATGGCAACGAACCACCTCGACCGCAAGTTCCGCAAAATTCTAGGGAGCACGGCTTCGTCGACGATGAAGGTTGCCTGAAGGTTGCCGATGGGCTGGTGAAAACACCAAGCGTTGTTTCAGACCTCGATCACAACAGTTCCGAGTCAGAGCGAGACTCGGAGATAGAATTTATCCGGAACAAGGCTGAGAAGGTGGCCGAAGAGTTGCCGGATGAAAGGAAAGGCCTCTGTTACGACGAAAGCTTCGAAGAAGACCTCCCTTACGTACCCACAACTTTACCATTGGAGAAGAGCGTCGCTGTTCCCATACTGCCGGTGAAACAGAGGCTTCAGGAAGTGAG GACAATTCCAATCGAACGACCAAGGTCTACAACCCCTATAAACCCGACGCTGCTTGACGAATTCGTGATGCAGACATCGATGGACGAGCGAAGGGTGGAGAAGATGAAGATATCACTGCCGAGAGAAGACAGCTTCAAGCTAAAAAGCCCGAGAAAACAGATGACAAACACGTTCACCGAGTTTGCGGGTAGAGTGCCAAGAAACGCAGGAAAGTCTCCAAGTCCACCGCCACTTCCGCCGCGAGCACCGGCAGCCAGACCCACTGCCTGGATAAACTTCGAGGAGATACCGGAGAAGCGGAAGGCTCCTAAGAGGATCCAAACGATTCCGAGACCGGACGACGAGGCGAAGGGCGGGTATAGCTACGTTCAGCCGGAGGAATGCAGGTGCGAGTGTCACGAGGAGTCGAGGAGGGCTTCTCTGAAGGAGTCGACCTCGTGCACGAGCAACGGCGAGCGCCCTTGCAACGGTGAGAATTGCACGGGACCAGTAGCGGCGACTTCCGGCGACCGGGCCAGCATCGTCAG TGATAGCTCCCTGGATTACAGCTTGAGCATAGAGGAACCAGGCGCGCAGCCTCTCCTGGGTCCCATGAAACCTTTCGGAATGGATCTGGACGTGCGTTCCAACCGATCCAGCACAATCTCGCAGGAGGAGGCCGACGACGCGCACCAGTAA